Genomic window (Bradyrhizobium sp. 186):
CCCGATCAATACCTGCAGTGGCAACTGGTTTTCTTCCGCAGCGGCTCCCGGAAGAACGAGGTCATGCAGCCGATGGCCGAGCAACTCAACAATGAGGACGTTCGCAATCTCGGCGCCTATTTTGCCTCGCTGACGCCGCCGAAAGCATACGCACCCGATGACAATCCCGACTTGTCCAGGAAAGGTGCGGAGGCTGCCGCAGGACGGCGCTGTGCGTCATGCCACGGCGATACATTTGCTGGAACGAAAGCGGTTGCGCGTCTCGCCGGCCAGCGCGAGGAATACCTGGTCAAGGCGCTGCATGACTACAAGTCAAGTTTGCGAGTCGGTGGTGGCGTGGCGGCGATGGCGGATGTCGCCTATCCCCTGAGCGAAGAGGAAATCACCGCGCTCGCGCACTATCTGGCGCATCTCTAGCCTTCATCTTGAGCAGGTCATTCCGCACCTAAACCGGCCACTCAAAAGACTGTCGCCGCGCCTTTCCATCACAATCTCTGCGGTTTGGCTTGACGCCATGGACGGAGGTGCAAGCGCACAGCGGAACGCGGACCTGTCATGCGACGCCGCTACGTCTACAGAAACGCAGTGGCGGCCAGCGCGAGGAATATCTCCTCAACTCGTTGCATGACTGCGTTTTCGGCGCTCGGCCGCGTCATTCTACAAGACACAGGTCCACGATTTGTCTGCACCACAAATTGGATTTCAGGATCGTGAAAGTAAGTTTACTTGAGACGACCGCATTTGATTGCCATCTTGGATAGTCATCTACCGTCGGGGCCCGCAGACTCCCGGCATTCTAAGACGGCTCGCCGTCCAAGTTCTGCTCGCCGCTCGAGGTCGTTGAACCTTGAGGGGTGAGCTTTTGGACAGAAAATGAGCCGTATTTCTCCGAAATGTCCCGCTCGTTTCCGTTGGTGCCGTCGAGGCGCGCTCCGCGCGGTGAAATCGGCTGAGGCGTCACGATGAGCTTGGTGTCGTTTGCATTGCGACGTCCGATCTCGCTTTTGACGATGGTCATAGCCGTCGCGCTGGTGGGTTTTCTGACGGTCGATCGCATGTCTCGGGACATCTTCCCTGATATCGGGGTGCCCGTGCTGTATGTGGCGCAGCCTTACGGCGGCATGGACCCGGCGCAGATGGAAGGGTTCATCGTCAATTATTATGAGTACCACTTCCTCTACATCACCGGCATCGAACATGTGGAAAGCAAATCGATTCAGGGCGTCGGGCTGATCAAGCTCCAATTCTATCCCGGCACGAACATGGCGCAGGCTACGGCCGAGACGGTCGGTTACGTCGACCGCGCCCGCGCTTTCATGCCCACGGGAACCGTGCCGCCGTTCGTGATGCGGTTCGACGGCGGCAGCGTCCCGGTCGGCGACCTCGTCTTCTCCAGCAAGACGAAAACAGTCGCCGAGCTCCAGGATGCGGCGCTCTTCAAAGTGCGCCCGTTGTTCGCGACCTTGCCAGGCGTGTCGGCCCCGCCGCCGTTTGGTTCGAGCCAGCGCACCATCCTCGTTCGCCTGGATCCGGAGAAGCTGCGTTCCTACAACATGTCGCCGGACGAGGTGGTGCAGGCGCTGAGTGCCGGTAACACGGTCAGCCCATCGGGTAACGTCCGCATCGGCAACCTCATGCCGATGGTGCCGGTCAATTCCGTAGTCGGGGATTTCAACGGTCTGAACAACATTCCCATCCGCTCGCAGGGAACGCAGACGATCTTCATACGCGACGTTGGATCGGTCGAAGACGGCGCCGACATCCAGACCGGCTACGCGCTGGTGGATGGACGCCGCACGGTCTACATCCCTGTGACCAAACGGGCGGATGCCTCGACACTCGCGGTCGTCCAGGCGGTCAAGGCCAACCTGCCACGCTTCCAATCCGTACTGCCTGATGACGTAGAGGTCGGTTACCAGTTCGACCAGTCACCCTACGTGACGCGCGCCATCCAGGGCCTGTTCGTCGAAGGCGCTCTCGGCGCGGTGCTCACAGGCCTCATGGTGCTGCTGTTTCTGCGGGATTGGCGCAGTTCGCTCGTCGTGGTCTTGAACATTCCGCTCGCGATTCTCGCGTCGGTGACAGCGCTCTGGGTATCGGGTCAGACCATCAACATCATGACCTTGGGCGGGCTGGCGTTGGCCGTCGGCATCCTGGTCGACGAGGCGACAGTTACCATCGAGAACATCCACACCCGTCTTGCCGAGGGCCGCAGCCTTGCCCGCGCCGCGAGCGAGGCAACGGCCGAGACGACGCTACCCCGGTTCGTGGCGATGCTCTGCATTCTGGCGGTGTTCATTCCCGCCTTCTTCATGACCGGCGCGGCGCACAACCTGTTCGTGCCGTTAGCCTTGGCGGTCGGCTTCTCGATGGTGGGGTCTTATCTGCTTTCCAGTACCTTTGTGCCGGTATTATCGGTCTGGATGCTGCGCAATCCGAATATGCACCACGAGCCGCAAGAGACGTTCTTCGATCGGCTGCGAGCCAGGTACGATCGGTTCGCGCGCGCCGTCATGAAACGACGGCGTATCGTCGTGCTTTCCTATCTCGTCATAACCGGCGCAGTCATTTTCTTGGTCGGAAGCTCGCTCGGCACCGAGATTTTTCCGATCGTGGATACCGGTCAGCTGCAGTTGCATCTTAGGGCCCCCGCGGGAACGCGCATCGAGCGCACCGAGCAGATTGCTTTGCAGACACTCGACGTGATCAAGCGCGAGGTCGGGCCGGATAATGTCGACATCAGCCTCGGTTTTGTCGGCACGCAGCCGCCCAATTACCCCATCAACACAATTTATCTGTGGGGTTCCGGCTCCGAGGAAGCGGTGCTGCAGGTACAGCTCAAGCGCGGCACCAAGATCGGCATCGAGGGTTTGAAGGAGCGGCTGCGTCAGAAATTGCCCCAGGAATTGCCGGGTGTACGCTTCTCATTCGAGCCGAGCGACATCGTCAGCCGGGTGATGAGCTTCGGCGCGCCGACCCCCATCGAAGTAGCAGTGAGTGGGCCGAACCTCGCCGATAGCCGCCAATATGCCGACAAGCTGCGAGCGAAATTGGCACAGCTGCCGACGCTACGTGACCTGGGATTCGAGCAGGAACTTAATTACCCGACAGTAAAGGTCGCGGTAGACCGCGAGCGGGCGGGCGTACTCGGTGTTACGGCGAATGACGTGGCGAAATCGGTCGTCGCGGGCACGTCATCCAGTCGCTACACCTCCGCGAATTATTGGCCCGATCCCAAGAGCGGTATTGGTTATCAGGTGCAAGTCGAGATCCCCGAGCACCAGATGAATTCCCTGGAGGAGGTGAAGAATCTCCCCATCGCTCGCCGGTCGGGCGGACAGATCGACCTCCGCAATGTGGCCGGCGTTACCGACGGCACAGCGCTCGGCGAATATGACCGCTACAACATGCAGCGCATGCTGACGCTGAGCGCAAACATCTCGGGCGAGGATCTCGGACGCGCGGCCGCCCGCGTGCAGCAGGCTATCAAAGATACGGGAAAGCCGCCCGATCGGGTGAATGTAACAGTGCGCGGGCAAGTCGAGCCGATGGCGGAGATGTTCGGGGGTCTGCGCCTGGGGCTCTTGATGGCGGTGGGAGTCATCCTTCTGCTGCTGACCGCAAATTTCCAGTCGTTCCGGCTTTCCCTGGCGGTGGGGTCGACGGTTCCCGCCGTCATCGCCGGGGTCGTGCTTATGCTGTGGCTCACCCGGACCACGCTCAACATTCAATCCTTCATGGGCGCGATCATGGCGATCGGTGTGGCCGTGGCAAACGCCATCCTGCTTGTGACTTTCGCCGAGCGCAGCCGCATCGCGGGCCACGAACCATGGGAGGCTGCAATCGAAGGCGCACGAAGCCGTCTGCGTCCGATATTGATGACAAGTTTCGCGATGCTGGCCGGGATGATGCCAATGGCGCTCGGCCTAGGCGAAGGCGGAGAGCAAAGCGCGCCGCTGGGGCGGGCGGTGATCGGCGGTCTCGTCGGCGCGACGTGCACCACGCTCATTATACTGCCGGCGATCTTGGCTATGCTCCAGTCGCGGCATGCCCCGGTTTGCGCGTCGCTCGATCCTGACGACCCGGATAGCCGCTATTTCGAGCCGGAGCCGCGGCTCGGGTTGGTGTCGGATCGTGGCGACGGATTCACTGAGCACCATGCTCGGGCGGCGGAATAAGCGGAACAGCCAGAACGGAATTTAAAGGCGGAACACCATGAATTTCACGAGTCGAACGGTTATCAAGGTCTTGGTGGTTGTCGTCGGCGTCGGCGCGGCAGGCATCGTTGCGGATTGGGATTTGGCAGCATCGCCATCGCCATCGCCATCGCCGTCGCGCGTGAGTCCGTGGAAGCCGGATAACCTACCGCGGGTCGAAGTTGTGCGTCCGCGCCGCGCCACGGTGGCCCAACGTCTCCAAACCAACGCCACCCTGGAAGCCTTCGAGGAGGCGGACCTGTTCGCCAAAGTCTCCGGATACCTGTCGGATGTTCGCGTCGACATCGGGGATCACGTGAAAGGGGGTCAAGTGCTCGCCGTAATCGACGTTCCCGAAATGAAGCAGGAACTCGCCGAAGCTCAGGCACAGCTCGAATCCAAGAAAAGTTCGCTGGAGAGCGCGCGCCGCCAACTGGACCACAACAAGGCGGACGTAGCGCTTCAGAACGCTCTGGCGAAAGACCGGGAGCAGTTGGGTGAAGGACGGCAGTTCATCAGCGACCGGACGCTCGATCAGGTGCACGCCAATGCTGATATCGCCAAGGCCGATCTCGGCGTTGCAGAGGCAAACCGCGACCTCGCCGCGAATCAGGTCGACGTCGCCGCTGCGACTGTGGAGAAGATCAAGACGCTGCTCGCCTATACGCAGATCGTGGCGCCTTTCGACGGCGTGGTGGCGCGGCGACAGGTGAACCGGGGCGATTTGGTCCAGGCCGCGACGGCCACGCGGACCACGCCGTCCGCAGGGTCACTTTTCACGGTGCAGCGGATAGACACGATCCGGGTGTTTTGCGACGTTCCGGAGAACGACGTACCTCACCTTCACGTCGGCGATCCGGCCATCGTCAAGCCCGCTGGCTTCGACGGTCAGGCGTTGATCGGCAAGGTAACCCGCTTCTCGCTGCGTCTCGATCCCGAGACCCGCAATATGCGTACCGAGATCGACCTACCTAACCCCAATGAACGGCTTTATCCGGGCACGTATGCACAGGTCTCACTGGAAATGAACCGGCGCCCCGATGCGCTTACGGTACCCACCGCGGCCGTAAGTTCAGATGGCGACGGCACCTTCGTGTACACCATCGCCGACAATCGGATCACACGCCTCGCCATAAAGACTGGTCTCACCGATAACGGTCGCATCGAGGTGACCGCGGGCCTATCGGAGGAGACACCGGTGGTGGCAAGCACCAACGGCGCGCCGCTTCTGAGAACGGCGGTTCAGCCGCAGATGGTCCGCGAGAACTCCTAGCATCACGGCACGGAAACTGAGACGCAAAGCGTGACGGTTGGCGCGAACAGTCGCGGCGGAGCCGAGGATTTGAAGGCAGAAGACGGCCTTCGTGCCCAACGCCCTGCAGCCCGGTGACAAGGTGGTCTTCACTGCAACAGAAATTGGTGGCGTTAGGACGATCACCAAACTCGAATAGCAATGATCCACTTAGCCCGGCGGGTTAACTGCCGGCACTCAATATTGGGGCCGATGGGTCTCAACCCATTTGCGCGCGTGCTCGACGGGCTCGCCGATGTGCGGAGCGACCATTGCCCAAACTTTGGTGACGGCGGGCTGCGCCTCCATTCGCGCACGCCACGCCGTGATCCGCGGCCGGGTCTTGAGCATCTCATGGCCTTCCGGCGTCATGCTCAAACTGGTCAGGGTGGGGAGAACAAAGAAATCAGCCAGCGTCAGTTGGTCGCCAAGTAGGTAAACCGCGTCCGTGCACAGTTCGCACTCCATCACGTCCAGTGCGATCGCGATGCGCGGCAAGGCGTGAGCGACCACCTTCTCGTCTGAAGCAATTCCGAGCGCGGGATAGATCAGCCGCTCATGGCTCAGATGATAGGACATATAGGGATAGTAATAGCTGCTCACGGCACTGATCCATTGATGCATCCTGGCGCGTTCGCGCATGTCCCTTGGCTGAAGTGCAGGACCGAAGGCTTCGTCGACATAAAGGGCGATCGCCGAAGTTTCGTAGATGCGGAAACCCGCGTGATCCAGGATCGGCACGCGGTTGAACGGATGCAACGACAGATGGGCTGGGCTCCCCATCTCCGGTTCGAGATCGTGAAAATCGAATGCGACCTTCTTGTGCGTCAGGACGAGCCGGACGATGTTGACGAAGGTGCTGATCGGAAACACCGGCTTCGAGGAGAGCGCGAGCCGCGAAGGATGCCCCCCGAGCGCGCCGCGGATCGCCGCGGCGTTGATGCTCGCGCGCGCCTTTGACGCTTCGCCGGCCGCGGCGCAGGACCTGCTGTCGGGGGGCGCTCCCGTCGTTGTCGACGTCGCCGACGGCGCGCTGCTCGATGCGC
Coding sequences:
- a CDS encoding c-type cytochrome; the protein is MRLCSLATAAAMLAVVAGPTRAADESIKEKAAQCTPCHGEAGMSETENTPSLAGQPDQYLQWQLVFFRSGSRKNEVMQPMAEQLNNEDVRNLGAYFASLTPPKAYAPDDNPDLSRKGAEAAAGRRCASCHGDTFAGTKAVARLAGQREEYLVKALHDYKSSLRVGGGVAAMADVAYPLSEEEITALAHYLAHL
- a CDS encoding efflux RND transporter permease subunit, whose protein sequence is MVIAVALVGFLTVDRMSRDIFPDIGVPVLYVAQPYGGMDPAQMEGFIVNYYEYHFLYITGIEHVESKSIQGVGLIKLQFYPGTNMAQATAETVGYVDRARAFMPTGTVPPFVMRFDGGSVPVGDLVFSSKTKTVAELQDAALFKVRPLFATLPGVSAPPPFGSSQRTILVRLDPEKLRSYNMSPDEVVQALSAGNTVSPSGNVRIGNLMPMVPVNSVVGDFNGLNNIPIRSQGTQTIFIRDVGSVEDGADIQTGYALVDGRRTVYIPVTKRADASTLAVVQAVKANLPRFQSVLPDDVEVGYQFDQSPYVTRAIQGLFVEGALGAVLTGLMVLLFLRDWRSSLVVVLNIPLAILASVTALWVSGQTINIMTLGGLALAVGILVDEATVTIENIHTRLAEGRSLARAASEATAETTLPRFVAMLCILAVFIPAFFMTGAAHNLFVPLALAVGFSMVGSYLLSSTFVPVLSVWMLRNPNMHHEPQETFFDRLRARYDRFARAVMKRRRIVVLSYLVITGAVIFLVGSSLGTEIFPIVDTGQLQLHLRAPAGTRIERTEQIALQTLDVIKREVGPDNVDISLGFVGTQPPNYPINTIYLWGSGSEEAVLQVQLKRGTKIGIEGLKERLRQKLPQELPGVRFSFEPSDIVSRVMSFGAPTPIEVAVSGPNLADSRQYADKLRAKLAQLPTLRDLGFEQELNYPTVKVAVDRERAGVLGVTANDVAKSVVAGTSSSRYTSANYWPDPKSGIGYQVQVEIPEHQMNSLEEVKNLPIARRSGGQIDLRNVAGVTDGTALGEYDRYNMQRMLTLSANISGEDLGRAAARVQQAIKDTGKPPDRVNVTVRGQVEPMAEMFGGLRLGLLMAVGVILLLLTANFQSFRLSLAVGSTVPAVIAGVVLMLWLTRTTLNIQSFMGAIMAIGVAVANAILLVTFAERSRIAGHEPWEAAIEGARSRLRPILMTSFAMLAGMMPMALGLGEGGEQSAPLGRAVIGGLVGATCTTLIILPAILAMLQSRHAPVCASLDPDDPDSRYFEPEPRLGLVSDRGDGFTEHHARAAE
- a CDS encoding efflux RND transporter periplasmic adaptor subunit: MNFTSRTVIKVLVVVVGVGAAGIVADWDLAASPSPSPSPSRVSPWKPDNLPRVEVVRPRRATVAQRLQTNATLEAFEEADLFAKVSGYLSDVRVDIGDHVKGGQVLAVIDVPEMKQELAEAQAQLESKKSSLESARRQLDHNKADVALQNALAKDREQLGEGRQFISDRTLDQVHANADIAKADLGVAEANRDLAANQVDVAAATVEKIKTLLAYTQIVAPFDGVVARRQVNRGDLVQAATATRTTPSAGSLFTVQRIDTIRVFCDVPENDVPHLHVGDPAIVKPAGFDGQALIGKVTRFSLRLDPETRNMRTEIDLPNPNERLYPGTYAQVSLEMNRRPDALTVPTAAVSSDGDGTFVYTIADNRITRLAIKTGLTDNGRIEVTAGLSEETPVVASTNGAPLLRTAVQPQMVRENS
- a CDS encoding glutathione S-transferase family protein, with translation MFPISTFVNIVRLVLTHKKVAFDFHDLEPEMGSPAHLSLHPFNRVPILDHAGFRIYETSAIALYVDEAFGPALQPRDMRERARMHQWISAVSSYYYPYMSYHLSHERLIYPALGIASDEKVVAHALPRIAIALDVMECELCTDAVYLLGDQLTLADFFVLPTLTSLSMTPEGHEMLKTRPRITAWRARMEAQPAVTKVWAMVAPHIGEPVEHARKWVETHRPQY